One genomic region from Bacillus rossius redtenbacheri isolate Brsri chromosome 6, Brsri_v3, whole genome shotgun sequence encodes:
- the LOC134533173 gene encoding migration and invasion enhancer 1 — MDIKVDVEYCGACGYKDRFEEMASQIHSTVPSAEVNGTEGRRGSFEVQVNGTLIHSKLSTMAFPDFSNVAEIVLNAAEGKPVQPVSKQQPINCVII; from the exons ATGGATATAAAAGTTGATGTGGAATATTG TGGGGCATGTGGCTACAAGGATCGTTTTGAAGAAATGGCCAGCCAAATACATTCTACTGTTCCGTCAGCTGAGGTAAATGGCACGGAGGGGCGAAGAG GTTCCTTTGAAGTGCAGGTCAACGGAACGCTGATCCATTCAAAGCTGTCGACCATGGCGTTTCCAGACTTCAGCAACGTCGCGGAAATAGTCTTGAACGCTGCTGAAGGGAAACCAGTTCAGCCTGTTTCCAAACAGCAGCCAATCAACTGTGTCATCATATAG